One region of Candidatus Polarisedimenticolia bacterium genomic DNA includes:
- a CDS encoding PQQ-dependent sugar dehydrogenase, giving the protein MSRIGRAIVACFPLLGLFAPARAVDCTGVAPVSNTSVTAVPVVTGLPGRPLFVTAPPGDRTRIFIVEQDGFIRIKKRGDPPDRFVTFLDISTVVQATRTPSLNEMGLLGLAFDPDYPANGFFYVDYTEGPLGGPWSTVIARYSVLAGDPDAADPDSEVRLLRFAQPQANHNGGQVQFGPDGHLYVSTGDGGGANDQGTGHAVCGNGQSLGTLLGKILRLDVRGTAITGLDPDCGGATADYRVPADNPFADGPGGRCDEVWAYGLRNPWRSAFDAANGDLYIADVGQNCYEEVNYVPAAQAAGRNYGWRSMEGKHCFNPSTPLTCNPVAATCSGSPACMDPSLTQPVVEVPHAGGVCSITGGEVYRGCLMPDFSGAYFYGDYCAGFVKSIRMAGGEVTNGQDWTDEVAPGGTLVNSLTSFGQDAQGEIYITDRDGIVLRILPLFTDLEVSGAGAAEPFRLDLDAWRWEDLGASTMQPVDHYRVYRGRPGGVFTCIFTTPAPQWAGGDPDAPSTGTVFAYAVTALSPGGDETHGVAPPQILDPAGCP; this is encoded by the coding sequence ATGAGCCGCATCGGGCGCGCCATCGTCGCGTGCTTCCCTTTGTTGGGACTCTTCGCTCCGGCGCGGGCGGTGGACTGCACCGGCGTCGCCCCGGTGTCGAACACGTCCGTGACGGCCGTGCCGGTCGTCACCGGGCTTCCGGGGAGGCCTCTCTTCGTCACCGCCCCCCCGGGCGATCGGACCCGGATCTTCATCGTCGAGCAGGACGGGTTCATCCGGATCAAGAAGCGCGGGGACCCTCCCGACCGGTTCGTCACCTTCCTCGACATCTCGACGGTGGTGCAGGCGACGCGCACGCCGTCCCTGAACGAGATGGGGCTTCTCGGCCTGGCCTTCGATCCGGACTACCCCGCCAACGGATTCTTCTACGTCGATTACACCGAGGGACCGCTGGGCGGCCCCTGGTCCACCGTCATCGCCCGGTACTCGGTCCTGGCGGGGGACCCGGACGCCGCCGATCCCGACAGCGAGGTGCGGCTCCTGCGCTTCGCCCAGCCGCAGGCCAACCACAACGGCGGGCAGGTCCAGTTCGGCCCCGACGGACATCTTTATGTCTCGACCGGCGACGGCGGAGGGGCGAACGACCAGGGGACCGGGCACGCCGTCTGCGGGAACGGCCAGAGCCTTGGCACGCTTCTCGGGAAGATCCTGCGCCTCGACGTCCGAGGCACCGCCATAACGGGGCTCGACCCCGACTGCGGCGGCGCGACGGCCGACTATCGCGTCCCGGCCGACAACCCGTTCGCCGACGGCCCGGGCGGCCGATGCGACGAGGTCTGGGCCTACGGCCTGCGCAATCCCTGGCGGTCGGCCTTCGACGCCGCGAACGGCGACCTCTACATCGCGGACGTCGGCCAGAACTGCTATGAAGAGGTGAACTACGTGCCCGCGGCGCAGGCGGCCGGCCGGAACTACGGCTGGCGGTCGATGGAGGGGAAGCACTGCTTCAACCCATCGACTCCCCTCACGTGCAACCCTGTGGCCGCCACCTGCTCCGGGTCGCCCGCGTGCATGGATCCGTCCCTCACCCAGCCGGTCGTCGAGGTCCCGCACGCCGGCGGCGTCTGCTCGATCACCGGCGGGGAGGTCTACCGCGGCTGCCTCATGCCGGATTTCTCCGGCGCGTATTTCTACGGCGATTACTGTGCCGGCTTCGTCAAATCAATCCGCATGGCCGGAGGCGAGGTCACGAACGGGCAGGACTGGACGGACGAGGTCGCCCCCGGAGGGACGCTCGTGAACAGCCTCACGTCATTCGGCCAGGACGCGCAGGGGGAGATCTACATCACCGACCGCGACGGCATCGTGCTCCGGATCCTCCCCCTCTTCACCGACCTCGAGGTGTCCGGCGCGGGGGCGGCGGAGCCGTTCCGCCTCGACCTCGATGCATGGCGCTGGGAGGACCTGGGAGCATCCACCATGCAGCCGGTCGACCACTATCGCGTCTATCGCGGCCGGCCGGGGGGAGTGTTCACCTGCATCTTCACGACGCCGGCTCCGCAATGGGCCGGCGGCGATCCGGACGCGCCATCCACCGGCACGGTCTTCGCCTACGCGGTCACCGCGCTCAGCCCCGGTGGGGACGAGACCCACGGCGTCGCCCCGCCGCAGATCCTGGACCCGGCCGGGTGTCCCTGA
- a CDS encoding DUF1501 domain-containing protein, whose product MSDHQTCDCSRRSFLRGSGLTLAGFGLFSLFPGAFIRHAMAAGPFSNKRLLFIFMRGGNDGINTVIPAGDPQYSTLNRPSLYIPPASSIDLLNGFARLHPGMSDVMDVFNAGELAVVHRVGFPNNSRSHFDDQRVWENGDPAEPKMFEGWLYRYIIENAVAQGVDLPALSVQGTPPVLLRGDEKFVNVANPDSFDYLPAEPKKTKIKNAWLNRFTGLTGLEPFRPALIDTGVKLIDTLDEYRSWDQRNWHPKDPNTGFYLFPISDATNPPGPTGPRFGTNSYSFFKSLKVCALSLLESDAASPNGTRLAGTELGSFDTHTGQGQVTGTQANLLSWLAYGLRSLRIVLSAAATYDPGQERTYAAIWQDTVIVTLSEFGRTSKENGSNGSDHAAASCLFAAGGAVNGGVYNCDAGTWPAGVMFGDAGRYLLMRTDYRAIFWEILRDHMGADPAKVDVIFPGYSGLGLQEVGLVG is encoded by the coding sequence ATGAGCGACCACCAGACCTGCGACTGCTCGCGCCGTTCGTTCCTGCGCGGCTCCGGTTTGACCCTGGCGGGGTTCGGCCTGTTTTCCCTCTTCCCCGGCGCCTTCATCCGCCACGCCATGGCGGCCGGCCCCTTCAGCAACAAGCGGCTGCTGTTCATCTTCATGCGCGGCGGCAATGACGGGATCAACACCGTCATCCCGGCCGGCGACCCGCAGTACAGCACGCTCAATCGCCCGAGCCTGTACATCCCTCCCGCGAGCTCGATCGATCTCCTGAACGGGTTCGCGCGGTTGCACCCGGGCATGTCCGATGTCATGGACGTGTTCAACGCCGGCGAGCTGGCGGTCGTGCACCGCGTCGGTTTCCCGAACAACAGCCGCTCCCACTTCGACGACCAGCGGGTCTGGGAAAACGGCGACCCCGCGGAGCCCAAGATGTTCGAGGGGTGGCTGTACCGCTACATCATCGAGAACGCCGTCGCGCAGGGGGTCGATCTCCCCGCGCTCAGCGTGCAAGGGACGCCGCCCGTCCTCCTGCGCGGGGACGAGAAGTTCGTGAATGTCGCCAATCCCGACAGTTTCGACTATCTCCCGGCAGAACCGAAGAAAACGAAGATCAAGAACGCCTGGCTCAATCGCTTCACCGGCCTGACCGGTCTCGAGCCGTTCCGGCCCGCCCTGATCGACACAGGCGTCAAGCTGATCGACACCCTCGACGAGTACCGTTCGTGGGACCAGAGGAACTGGCACCCGAAGGACCCGAACACCGGCTTCTACCTGTTCCCGATCTCAGACGCGACCAACCCGCCCGGACCGACCGGCCCGCGCTTCGGCACCAACTCCTACTCGTTCTTCAAGTCGCTCAAGGTCTGCGCCCTGTCCCTTCTCGAGAGCGACGCGGCGAGCCCGAACGGCACGCGCCTCGCGGGCACCGAGCTCGGCAGCTTCGACACGCACACCGGCCAGGGGCAGGTCACCGGCACGCAGGCCAACCTCCTGTCGTGGCTCGCCTACGGCCTCAGGTCGCTGCGCATCGTCCTGTCCGCGGCGGCGACCTACGATCCAGGCCAGGAGCGCACCTACGCGGCGATCTGGCAGGACACCGTGATCGTGACCCTGTCGGAGTTCGGCCGCACCTCCAAGGAGAACGGCAGCAACGGCAGCGACCACGCCGCCGCCTCGTGCCTGTTCGCGGCCGGAGGCGCGGTGAACGGCGGGGTGTACAACTGCGACGCCGGGACCTGGCCCGCCGGTGTCATGTTCGGCGATGCGGGCCGGTATCTCCTGATGCGCACGGACTACCGCGCCATCTTCTGGGAGATCCTCCGCGATCACATGGGGGCCGATCCGGCGAAGGTGGACGTGATCTTCCCCGGGTACAGCGGGCTGGGGCTCCAGGAGGTCGGCCTCGTTGGCTAG
- a CDS encoding M20/M25/M40 family metallo-hydrolase, producing MKLLSGALILAASLSLPPALGAEESVDLATLHRIKREAFQNSKVMDHLFYLTDVNGPRLTGSPGYRAAADWSVRTLRAWGVGSARLEDWGAFGRGWAVTRFSAHLREPVYAPLYGVPRAWSGGTRGPVVAPVIAAPLFTASEIDREDDYDIPTLTARIARFAQEQRGRLSGKIVLIEPAPKLTLPTVPAGERYDGGALKSIAAAPEPQAPLAYAYPLKSLPEDPKKRSRLLESIPDEVGEEYYARWVKARDALHAFLREEGVVAVLSSDARGDGGIVFATLAGSWEPGGPTPPPVVALPPEQYGRLFRLAEKKIPAKVELDVQVAFYDDRPRGQNVIAEIPGGRKKDEVVMLGAHLDSWHGGTGATDNAAGCAVALEAMRILKTLGLKADRTVRLALWDGEEQGLFGSRGYVRAHFGDPVTQETRPEHRLLSGYFNVDNGTGKIRGVYLEGNDMVRPIFEAWLRPFADLGASTLSIAGTRDTDHVSFDGVGLPGFQFIQDPLDYSTRTHHTDLDVYDHVQPGDLMQASAILASFVYNAATRPDMLPRKTPPPPLPR from the coding sequence ATGAAGCTCCTCTCCGGCGCGCTGATTCTGGCCGCGTCCCTGTCGCTCCCACCGGCGCTCGGGGCCGAGGAGAGCGTGGATCTCGCGACCCTCCACCGGATCAAGCGCGAGGCGTTCCAGAACTCGAAGGTGATGGACCACCTCTTCTACCTGACGGACGTGAACGGGCCGCGGCTCACCGGATCGCCGGGATACCGCGCCGCCGCCGACTGGTCGGTCAGGACGCTGCGCGCCTGGGGCGTCGGCAGCGCGCGGCTGGAGGACTGGGGGGCCTTCGGGCGGGGCTGGGCGGTCACCCGTTTTTCGGCCCACCTGAGAGAGCCGGTCTACGCGCCGCTCTACGGTGTACCGAGGGCCTGGTCGGGCGGCACGCGCGGGCCGGTCGTGGCCCCGGTGATCGCGGCTCCCCTCTTCACGGCGTCCGAGATCGATCGGGAGGACGATTACGACATCCCGACCCTGACGGCCCGCATCGCGCGGTTCGCGCAGGAGCAGCGGGGCAGGCTGTCCGGGAAGATCGTCCTCATCGAGCCGGCGCCCAAGCTGACGCTGCCGACCGTGCCGGCGGGGGAGAGGTACGACGGGGGGGCGCTCAAATCGATCGCCGCGGCCCCGGAGCCCCAGGCGCCCCTGGCCTACGCGTATCCCCTGAAGAGCCTGCCGGAGGATCCGAAGAAGCGCAGCCGGCTCCTCGAGTCGATTCCCGACGAGGTCGGCGAGGAGTACTACGCGCGCTGGGTCAAGGCGCGCGATGCGCTGCACGCCTTTCTGCGCGAGGAGGGGGTGGTCGCGGTCCTGTCGTCCGATGCGCGCGGGGACGGCGGCATCGTGTTCGCCACGCTGGCGGGGTCGTGGGAGCCGGGCGGGCCGACGCCCCCTCCCGTGGTCGCCCTGCCGCCGGAGCAGTACGGCCGGCTGTTCCGGCTGGCGGAAAAAAAGATCCCCGCCAAGGTCGAGCTGGACGTGCAAGTGGCCTTCTACGACGACCGGCCGCGCGGGCAGAACGTGATCGCCGAAATCCCCGGCGGCCGGAAGAAGGACGAGGTCGTCATGCTCGGCGCGCACCTCGACTCCTGGCACGGCGGCACCGGGGCCACCGACAACGCCGCCGGGTGCGCCGTGGCGCTGGAGGCGATGCGCATCCTCAAGACGCTCGGCCTCAAGGCCGATCGCACCGTGCGACTGGCCCTGTGGGACGGGGAGGAGCAGGGGCTCTTCGGCTCGCGCGGCTACGTCCGCGCTCATTTCGGCGATCCGGTCACCCAGGAGACCCGGCCCGAGCACCGGCTCCTGTCCGGCTACTTCAACGTGGACAACGGCACCGGGAAGATCCGCGGGGTCTACCTGGAGGGGAACGACATGGTGCGTCCGATCTTCGAAGCCTGGCTGCGGCCGTTCGCCGACCTGGGCGCCTCGACCCTGAGCATCGCCGGCACGCGCGATACCGACCACGTCTCGTTCGATGGTGTCGGGCTCCCCGGGTTCCAGTTCATTCAGGACCCGCTCGACTACTCGACCCGCACCCACCACACCGACCTGGACGTCTACGATCACGTCCAGCCGGGCGACCTGATGCAGGCATCCGCCATCCTGGCGTCGTTCGTCTACAACGCCGCCACGCGTCCCGACATGCTGCCGCGCAAGACGCCGCCGCCTCCGCTGCCGCGTTAG